From Curtobacterium sp. SGAir0471, the proteins below share one genomic window:
- the recR gene encoding recombination mediator RecR codes for MYDGIVQDLIDEFGRLPGIGPKSAQRIAFHILQTESFDPARLSELLAEVKEKVRFCEVCGNVTENVRCSICRDPRRSPSVICVVEEAKDVAAIERTREFRGLYHVLGGAISPIDGVGPDDLRIQQLMTRLADGTVDEVIIATDPNLEGEATATYLSRLLVPMGIRTTRLASGLPVGGDLEYADEVTLGRAFEGRRLVGG; via the coding sequence ATGTACGACGGCATCGTGCAGGACCTGATCGACGAGTTCGGCCGACTGCCGGGCATCGGCCCGAAGTCGGCGCAGCGCATCGCGTTCCACATCCTGCAGACCGAGTCCTTCGACCCGGCACGGCTTTCCGAGCTCCTGGCCGAGGTCAAGGAGAAGGTCCGCTTCTGCGAGGTGTGCGGCAACGTCACCGAGAACGTCCGCTGCAGCATCTGCCGGGATCCGCGCCGATCGCCGAGCGTCATCTGCGTGGTCGAGGAAGCCAAGGACGTCGCGGCGATCGAGCGCACCCGCGAGTTCCGCGGGCTCTACCACGTGCTCGGCGGTGCGATCAGCCCGATCGACGGTGTCGGTCCGGACGACCTGCGCATCCAGCAGCTCATGACGCGGCTGGCCGACGGCACGGTGGACGAGGTGATCATCGCGACCGACCCGAACCTCGAGGGCGAGGCGACCGCGACCTACCTGAGCCGGCTGCTCGTGCCGATGGGGATCCGCACCACGCGCCTGGCGTCCGGCCTGCCGGTGGGCGGCGACCTCGAGTACGCGGACGAGGTCACGCTCGGACGCGCCTTCGAGGGCCGTCGCCTGGTCGGGGGTTGA